A DNA window from Danio aesculapii chromosome 14, fDanAes4.1, whole genome shotgun sequence contains the following coding sequences:
- the zic6 gene encoding zic family member 6, giving the protein MTSLSRFSGCPLSCVNPGESNTEPSVMLPPLAEEHMGHPTGSSLKLCPSQNLRDYHETRASAYVDHSVTHFPDTGYTSHRLEPSPRGIIIGTNLSAAGMPPVTDQLAPRPNQHGNIGRYRDLHSYRDGRSHAFFTAYQEQAHGSSDATRDLSSQMMLGLPGDLLSRTHPYGQPVSGPRANSQQLVSQFLEFYKPLNMAMQRGGGDAFLRCSRQNPKHELVCKWSDGQEGTGKPPCARSFGTMYELVTHVTVEHVGGPEHSDYVCHWENCPRDRKPFKAKYKLVNHVRVHTGEKPFPCPFHGCEKVFARSENLKIHKRTHTGEKPFKCEFEGCNRRFANSSDRKKHSHVHSSDKPYTCKVRGCEKCYTHPSSLRKHMKLHCKAYIAKIGEDDEHLVEARSPEVTEQQDTPASTTVTRTMTTTSHETLSPETRNESAVRSRFHHTFENTLDYTAHRPQSLLDPLLLQRGSYRPESVQYSCNQPSHTFAPSHRTFASNSPFQKSLVNGWYTCHSAVDTFSPKHCNSDL; this is encoded by the exons ATGACAAGCCTGTCGCGGTTTAGTGGCTGCCCTCTTTCTTGCGTCAACCCTGGGGAGAGCAATACTGAACCCAGCGTGATGCTGCCACCTTTGGCAGAGGAGCACATGGGGCACCCCACTGGCAGTTCCTTAAAACTCTGCCCCTCTCAAAATTTGCGAGACTACCACGAGACGAGGGCCAGTGCATATGTTGACCACTCGGTTACCCATTTTCCAGACACTGGATACACCAGTCATCGCTTAGAACCCAGTCCTAGGGGCATTATCATTGGGACAAATCTGTCAGCAGCAGGCATGCCACCAGTAACTGATCAGCTGGCTCCGAGACCTAACCAACATGGCAATATTGGAAGGTACCGTGACCTCCACAGCTATAGAGATGGCAGGAGCCACGCGTTCTTCACCGCCTATCAAGAGCAGGCCCATGGCTCGTCAGACGCAACCCGAGATCTCAGCAGCCAAATGATGTTGGGTCTTCCAGGAGATCTTCTCTCACGAACGCACCCGTACGGGCAGCCGGTCAGTGGCCCCAGGGCCAACAGCCAGCAGCTTGTCAGCCAGTTCTTGGAGTTCTATAAGCCTCTGAATATGGCCATGCAGCGAGGAGGGGGTGACGCCTTCCTCAGGTGCTCCAGGCAGAATCCAAAGCATGAGCTCGTGTGCAAGTGGAGTGACGGCCAGGAGGGCACTGGCAAGCCGCCCTGCGCCAGGAGTTTTGGGACCATGTATGAACTCGTCACCCATGTGACGGTTGAGCATGTCGGAGGACCGGAGCACTCTGACTACGTTTGTCACTGGGAGAACTGCCCAAGAGACAGAAAGCCTTTCAAAGCCAAATACAAGCTCGTCAACCACGTCAGAGTGCACACAGGAGAAAAGCCCTTTCCCTGCCCTTTTCATGGATGTGAAAAAGTTTTTGCCAGATCCGAAAACCTCAAGATTCACAAGAGAACGCATACAG GTGAGAAACCGTTTAAATGTGAGTTTGAGGGCTGCAATCGAAGATTTGCAAACAGCAGTGACCGGAAGAAGCATTCTCACGTTCACTCCAGCGATAAACCCTACACGTGCAAGGTCAGAGGCTGtgaaaaatgttacacacatCCCAGCTCCTTGCGCAAACACATGAAACTCCATTGCAAGGCCTACATTGCCAAAATCGGCGAGGACGACGAGCACCTTGTAGAGGCCAGGTCTCCTGAGGTGACAGAACAGCAAGACACACCCGCTTCAACCACAGTGACGCGAACGATGACGACCACCTCCCACGAGACTCTGTCTCCGGAGACGAGAAACGAGTCTGCTGTGAGGTCACGTTTCCATCACACCTTTGAAAACACGTTGGACTATACGGCGCACAGGCCACAGTCCCTTTTGGACCCTCTGTTGCTACAACGGGGCAGTTACAGACCCGAGTCTGTTCAGTACTCATGCAACCAACCAAGCCATACGTTCGCGCCCAGCCATAGAACTTTTGCGTCAAACTCACCTTTCCAAAAAAGTCTGGTAAATGGCTGGTACACCTGCCATAGCGCCGTGGACACCTTTTCACCCAAACACTGTAACAGTGATCTGTAA